The following coding sequences lie in one Vibrio aerogenes genomic window:
- a CDS encoding TetR/AcrR family transcriptional regulator, which translates to MPKRSKEETEITIQTILDVVVDQILNLGYDKMSYTTLSEQTGISRTGISHHFPRKIDFVAALDSKIYQLLISYLDLDSGIQSFRESWIKALKQPQFIAVLRLIFHHIISTEGSAEFSRKGLDCVYSQIKDNLGEDAEKELEWLIGKSLIVMGQ; encoded by the coding sequence ATGCCAAAGCGTAGCAAAGAAGAGACAGAAATTACTATCCAGACTATTTTGGATGTAGTTGTCGACCAGATTTTAAATTTGGGATACGACAAAATGTCATATACAACGTTAAGTGAACAGACAGGTATTTCACGCACAGGAATTAGTCACCATTTTCCCCGCAAGATTGACTTTGTGGCTGCATTAGATAGTAAAATATATCAGCTTTTAATCTCTTATCTTGATTTGGACAGTGGTATTCAGTCGTTTCGTGAAAGCTGGATCAAAGCCTTAAAACAACCTCAGTTTATTGCAGTATTACGGCTTATTTTTCATCATATTATTTCTACCGAAGGCTCGGCTGAATTTTCCAGGAAAGGTTTGGATTGCGTTTATTCCCAAATTAAAGACAACCTGGGAGAAGATGCGGAAAAAGAGCTGGAGTGGTTAATTGGAAAGTCGTTAATCGTCATGGGACAGTGA
- a CDS encoding 1-acyl-sn-glycerol-3-phosphate acyltransferase, with amino-acid sequence MTSETDPYAEIRPYTDAEIPAAIDRLIQDDEFIHAIVEHRFDRHSGWVKALFSPLVKIYLRVKWAKLNSVEAIQLEVKKYLEQTLKSTSRGVTYSGLDKLDKNQSYLFVSNHRDIAMDPALVNYGLYTHGHQTVRIAIGDNLLRKPCATELMKLNKSFIVKRSAKGPREMMKALGTLSAYIKDSLDTGNSVWIAQREGRAKDGNDLTDPALLKMFHVEGRRQKTDFATYIQSLRLVPVSISYENDPCDIAKAKELYEKATQGAYEKGEFEDIESIIQGIVGDKGHIHVAFGDVIEQEFESPEALANEIDRQIHRNYKLFPVNLLAAGKEESAEITDDTRQTLRQKLSMLPEGAHEYLLSSYANPVKNVPE; translated from the coding sequence ATGACATCTGAAACAGACCCGTATGCGGAAATTCGCCCGTATACTGATGCCGAAATACCGGCAGCGATTGATCGATTAATTCAGGATGATGAATTTATCCACGCTATTGTAGAGCATCGGTTCGACCGGCATAGTGGATGGGTAAAAGCTTTATTTTCTCCTCTGGTTAAAATTTATCTGAGAGTGAAATGGGCAAAACTGAATTCTGTCGAAGCGATCCAGCTTGAGGTGAAGAAATATCTCGAGCAAACCCTGAAAAGCACTTCCCGGGGCGTGACCTATTCCGGACTGGATAAACTTGATAAAAATCAGTCCTATTTGTTTGTCTCCAATCATCGTGATATTGCGATGGATCCGGCGCTGGTCAATTATGGCCTGTATACGCACGGTCACCAGACGGTGCGCATTGCAATTGGCGATAATTTGTTACGTAAGCCATGTGCTACTGAGCTGATGAAGTTAAACAAAAGCTTTATTGTAAAAAGGTCTGCAAAAGGCCCCAGAGAAATGATGAAGGCACTGGGTACATTATCTGCCTATATCAAAGATTCTCTGGATACCGGAAATTCAGTCTGGATTGCTCAGCGGGAAGGTCGGGCGAAAGACGGGAATGACTTAACCGATCCAGCACTTTTAAAAATGTTTCATGTCGAAGGACGGCGGCAAAAAACGGATTTTGCGACTTATATTCAGTCACTCAGATTGGTCCCTGTGTCAATTTCATATGAAAATGACCCATGTGATATTGCTAAAGCAAAAGAGTTGTATGAAAAAGCGACTCAGGGCGCATATGAAAAGGGCGAGTTTGAAGACATTGAAAGCATTATTCAGGGGATTGTCGGTGATAAAGGGCATATACATGTTGCCTTTGGCGATGTGATTGAGCAGGAGTTTGAATCGCCTGAAGCCCTTGCAAATGAAATTGACCGGCAAATTCACCGTAACTATAAGCTGTTTCCTGTGAATCTTCTGGCGGCGGGAAAGGAAGAAAGTGCCGAAATCACTGATGATACCCGCCAGACGCTCAGACAGAAGCTGTCCATGTTACCGGAAGGTGCACATGAGTATTTATTGTCAAGCTATGCCAATCCGGTAAAGAACGTGCCTGAATAA
- a CDS encoding DUF808 domain-containing protein — MAGLSLLTLLDDIATTLDDIAVMSKVAARKTAGVLGDDLAVNAQQVSGVAAEREIPVVWAVAKGSLRNKMILVPLAWLLSLFAPWMMMPLLLIGGLYLCFEGAEKLAEKWLHASDPDEDEASREVAGLSVEEYEQRKVAGAIRTDFILSAEIIVIALGTVQEQSALNQILVMSFVAILMTAGVYGIVAAIVKLDDLGFYLERHAGRSRLLKNTGKVLVHTAPKLMKLLTVVGTAAMFLVGGNLVIHQWSFAHHLLDHMTGWLPESGSLQTIAGLIVHSITGLVLGMVLVVVWHLFKRPWRA; from the coding sequence ATGGCGGGTCTGAGTTTACTGACATTACTGGATGATATAGCCACAACTTTAGATGATATTGCCGTGATGTCTAAAGTGGCTGCCAGAAAAACAGCCGGCGTTTTGGGTGACGATCTGGCTGTAAATGCACAGCAGGTATCTGGTGTTGCAGCAGAACGTGAAATCCCGGTCGTTTGGGCTGTGGCAAAAGGTTCGCTGAGAAATAAAATGATTCTGGTACCACTGGCCTGGTTGTTGAGTCTTTTTGCGCCGTGGATGATGATGCCTTTACTTTTGATCGGCGGCTTATATTTGTGCTTTGAAGGCGCAGAGAAGCTGGCTGAGAAGTGGTTGCATGCATCAGATCCGGATGAGGATGAAGCGAGTCGTGAGGTCGCTGGACTTTCTGTTGAAGAGTATGAACAGCGAAAGGTTGCCGGTGCGATCAGGACAGATTTTATTCTTTCTGCTGAAATCATTGTGATAGCACTGGGGACGGTTCAGGAGCAGAGTGCGCTCAATCAGATACTGGTGATGAGTTTTGTTGCAATTCTGATGACAGCCGGTGTTTACGGTATTGTGGCTGCAATTGTAAAGCTTGATGATCTGGGTTTTTATCTGGAACGTCATGCAGGGCGCAGCCGGTTACTCAAAAATACCGGAAAAGTATTAGTCCACACCGCGCCAAAATTGATGAAACTACTGACTGTTGTCGGGACGGCCGCGATGTTTTTAGTGGGAGGGAATTTAGTGATTCATCAGTGGTCTTTTGCACATCATCTCCTTGATCATATGACGGGCTGGCTGCCTGAAAGCGGAAGCCTCCAGACAATAGCCGGACTGATTGTTCACAGTATTACCGGGCTGGTACTCGGCATGGTACTGGTTGTGGTCTGGCACCTGTTTAAGCGCCCATGGAGGGCTTGA
- the pyrC gene encoding dihydroorotase, with translation MTALTITRPDDWHVHLRDGGVLKDTVRDISRYNGRALIMPNTIPPITTTQLAAEYHQRIMSAGPAASFKPLMSLYLTDNTTPDEIRAAKASGLIVAAKLYPAGATTNSDSGVTSVKNIYPVLETMQETGMLLLVHGEVTTNEIDIFDREKTFLKEVLAPVVQDFPGLKIVLEHITTTEAAAFVHQAGSHVAATITAHHLLYNRNHMLVGGIKPHFYCLPILKRNSHQQALIQAATSGSPKFFLGTDSAPHAKHKKETACGCAGSYTAHAAVELYAEVFEQAGHLDRLEGFASHFGPDFYGLPRNTETITLVKESWIVPEAMPFGDETVVPIRGGEPVLWKVKSYHSE, from the coding sequence ATGACAGCTTTAACAATTACCCGGCCTGACGACTGGCACGTGCATCTCCGCGATGGCGGGGTTTTAAAAGATACAGTCCGGGATATCAGCCGTTATAACGGACGCGCGCTGATCATGCCGAATACGATTCCGCCCATTACCACGACCCAACTGGCAGCCGAATACCATCAGCGCATCATGAGTGCCGGACCAGCAGCATCATTTAAACCTCTGATGTCTCTCTATCTGACGGATAATACAACACCGGATGAAATCAGAGCGGCCAAAGCATCTGGCCTGATTGTCGCGGCAAAACTCTATCCAGCCGGGGCCACAACAAACTCTGACTCCGGTGTCACTTCTGTCAAAAACATCTATCCGGTCTTAGAAACCATGCAGGAAACTGGCATGCTACTGCTTGTCCATGGGGAAGTCACAACAAATGAGATTGATATCTTTGACCGGGAAAAGACGTTTTTAAAAGAGGTTCTGGCGCCTGTCGTGCAGGATTTTCCGGGCCTGAAAATTGTTCTGGAGCATATTACGACCACCGAGGCAGCGGCATTTGTCCATCAGGCAGGTAGCCATGTTGCCGCCACCATTACAGCGCATCACCTGTTATATAACCGGAACCACATGCTGGTTGGCGGGATTAAGCCGCACTTTTATTGTCTGCCGATCCTCAAGCGTAATTCACACCAGCAAGCTCTGATTCAGGCTGCAACCTCCGGCAGTCCGAAGTTCTTCCTCGGAACAGACTCAGCGCCACATGCAAAGCATAAGAAAGAAACGGCCTGTGGCTGTGCTGGCTCTTATACAGCACATGCGGCGGTTGAATTATATGCAGAAGTCTTTGAACAGGCCGGACACCTTGATCGTCTGGAAGGATTTGCAAGCCACTTCGGGCCGGATTTCTACGGACTTCCGAGAAATACAGAGACCATTACATTAGTGAAAGAAAGCTGGATAGTTCCGGAAGCCATGCCGTTTGGTGATGAAACTGTGGTACCTATCCGCGGTGGCGAGCCTGTTCTCTGGAAAGTGAAGTCATACCATTCTGAGTAA
- a CDS encoding M14 family metallopeptidase, with protein sequence MISPYHLMQVPGHRPEKTTEGTRHDETGETNYQTDVVKRIMHLENNFIISRYGVLSCDPERYPLYYLKNKNWHDKHPVILLTGGVHGQDCSSISGLLRFLETEASSYTKYFNLLCVPCVSPRSYESSNIQDPHTYDPDCHFYSASPCEESSHLIRLIAAYSSKVIAHFDLQETTPEPDDSAQQTHHIRSTRRAFSLVTDTENPQYPFQKAIMSAAEQVLKTEFGEDGDMKGGVSHIAMKALRRCNGLTNCYFRTTTRVCPDELTREQCDDVQVAAITGGLTFILNHRQ encoded by the coding sequence ATGATTTCACCTTATCACTTAATGCAGGTGCCCGGTCACAGGCCAGAGAAAACCACAGAAGGGACAAGACATGATGAAACCGGGGAAACGAACTACCAAACTGATGTCGTTAAACGTATCATGCATCTGGAAAATAATTTCATCATCTCCAGATATGGTGTTCTGTCCTGCGATCCGGAACGCTATCCGTTGTACTATCTGAAAAATAAGAACTGGCATGATAAACATCCGGTGATTTTACTCACTGGTGGTGTTCACGGACAGGATTGCAGCAGCATTTCAGGGCTCCTCCGGTTTCTGGAAACTGAAGCCTCATCATATACAAAATACTTCAACTTATTATGTGTGCCCTGTGTCAGCCCCAGAAGCTATGAAAGCTCAAATATTCAGGATCCACACACATACGACCCAGACTGTCATTTTTATTCAGCCAGCCCTTGTGAAGAGTCATCTCATCTGATTCGGCTGATTGCCGCCTATTCATCGAAAGTCATTGCTCACTTCGACCTTCAGGAAACCACACCTGAGCCAGATGATTCTGCACAGCAGACACATCATATCCGGTCAACCCGCAGAGCATTCAGCCTGGTGACCGATACAGAAAACCCTCAATATCCATTTCAGAAGGCGATCATGTCGGCCGCTGAGCAGGTTTTAAAAACTGAGTTTGGGGAAGATGGTGATATGAAAGGCGGCGTCAGTCATATCGCAATGAAAGCACTCAGACGATGTAACGGATTAACAAACTGCTACTTCCGGACGACGACCAGAGTCTGTCCGGATGAACTGACCCGTGAGCAATGCGATGATGTGCAGGTGGCCGCCATTACCGGAGGTTTAACTTTCATCCTGAATCACAGGCAGTAA
- a CDS encoding AraC family transcriptional regulator codes for MSTNNRHQRPKKTTWHLHPRLDIQQAPSDVFMNFEAFVSNTETRVHSHPWGQVQLISGGILEMEAEGTRFLAPPHLAIWVPAGTTHRSYNRRPIEYCSLNIDMSLTEAFPAKTSLISVTPIITAIIEDFRLRQIGIPETEKDQRLIQVLLDQLSAQEVEQHFIPVSQHKYLAPVLAYVEVYPADNTSLKEWAQRVHTTERTLARYCQTELGMSFTEWRLRVRYLYSMELLRNGRSVKQVALTLGYRQASPFISMFKKYAGITPEQYKYRLLPVIQDES; via the coding sequence ATGTCGACGAATAACCGTCATCAACGTCCGAAAAAGACCACATGGCATTTACATCCCCGGCTGGATATTCAGCAAGCGCCTTCTGATGTCTTTATGAATTTTGAAGCGTTTGTTTCAAACACAGAAACAAGAGTTCACAGCCATCCGTGGGGACAGGTACAGCTTATCTCTGGCGGAATTCTGGAAATGGAGGCAGAAGGCACCCGTTTTCTGGCGCCGCCTCACCTGGCTATCTGGGTGCCAGCAGGGACGACACACCGTAGTTACAATCGCAGGCCGATAGAATACTGTTCCCTGAACATTGATATGTCTTTAACAGAGGCTTTTCCGGCAAAGACCAGCCTGATCAGTGTGACGCCAATCATTACGGCTATTATTGAAGACTTCCGGCTGCGTCAGATTGGTATTCCTGAGACAGAAAAAGATCAGCGCCTGATACAGGTGCTGCTGGATCAACTATCCGCACAGGAAGTAGAGCAGCATTTTATCCCCGTTTCCCAGCATAAATATCTGGCGCCGGTACTTGCGTATGTCGAGGTATATCCGGCGGATAATACCAGCCTGAAAGAGTGGGCTCAGCGGGTACATACAACGGAAAGAACACTGGCCCGATATTGTCAGACTGAGTTGGGAATGAGCTTTACGGAGTGGCGTTTGCGCGTTCGGTATCTTTACTCTATGGAATTACTCAGAAATGGTCGTTCGGTTAAACAGGTTGCGCTGACGCTGGGATACCGTCAGGCGAGCCCTTTTATCAGCATGTTTAAAAAATATGCAGGGATCACGCCTGAACAGTATAAATACAGATTACTGCCTGTGATTCAGGATGAAAGTTAA
- a CDS encoding cupin domain-containing protein, with translation MHYAIQSECFQEDFLIFTARKKSLKHQFFLIEEGMMLLRLGKSEYIVAAGQAIWIPFRCLNALTFLPGTRGVHVEFSARLADIFPSQAGYVSPSGLCLSLLQRLKNATRKEAVFVHLTAVLKDEMQQFSPSLPAAQTKQVLHWQAQKSAGENRLSAEVHTALLVREAQKMKLSGSNSVQIADTLFQGQLTQYQQMRQLILGENSQSGHE, from the coding sequence ATGCATTACGCTATACAAAGTGAGTGTTTTCAGGAAGATTTCCTCATCTTCACCGCCAGAAAAAAATCGTTGAAACACCAGTTTTTTCTCATCGAAGAAGGAATGATGTTACTCAGGCTCGGGAAGTCTGAGTATATCGTCGCAGCCGGTCAGGCAATCTGGATTCCCTTTCGTTGTCTGAATGCGTTGACATTCCTGCCGGGAACCCGTGGTGTTCATGTTGAATTTTCAGCCCGTCTGGCAGACATATTCCCGTCACAGGCAGGCTATGTTTCACCTTCTGGTTTGTGTTTATCTTTGCTTCAGCGCCTGAAAAACGCTACACGGAAGGAAGCAGTCTTTGTACATTTGACTGCCGTTCTGAAAGATGAAATGCAACAATTCAGCCCGTCCCTGCCAGCTGCTCAGACAAAGCAGGTGCTGCACTGGCAAGCGCAGAAGAGCGCGGGAGAAAATAGGCTGTCAGCAGAAGTGCACACAGCCCTGCTCGTCAGAGAAGCACAGAAGATGAAGCTATCCGGCAGCAATTCTGTCCAAATTGCAGACACACTGTTTCAGGGACAACTGACACAATATCAACAGATGCGTCAGTTGATTCTTGGGGAAAACAGCCAGTCCGGACACGAATAG
- a CDS encoding dCMP deaminase family protein, which produces MISKWAHRFYQMAELVASWSKDPSTQVGAVITKQNRIVSVGFNGYPHGISDSVDIDDREMKYLKTLHAEENAILFAKRDLDGCDIYVTHFPCPNCAAKIIQTGISAVFCPEQTEDFLSRWGDKIQVSQDMFLQAGIKVHWLPLLELQHQKLRDD; this is translated from the coding sequence ATGATATCAAAATGGGCACATCGATTTTATCAAATGGCAGAATTAGTCGCTTCCTGGAGTAAAGACCCGTCGACACAAGTGGGTGCTGTCATTACTAAACAGAACCGTATCGTCTCCGTTGGCTTCAACGGTTACCCACATGGTATCTCCGACAGTGTCGATATTGATGATCGTGAAATGAAATATCTGAAAACATTGCATGCCGAAGAAAATGCAATTTTATTTGCAAAACGGGATCTCGACGGATGTGATATCTATGTCACTCACTTTCCCTGCCCGAACTGTGCCGCAAAAATTATTCAGACAGGCATCTCTGCTGTCTTCTGCCCGGAGCAGACAGAAGATTTCCTATCTCGTTGGGGAGATAAAATTCAGGTCAGCCAGGATATGTTTCTGCAGGCAGGTATCAAAGTTCACTGGCTCCCACTGCTGGAATTACAACATCAAAAACTTCGGGATGATTAA
- a CDS encoding DUF406 family protein gives MSTNDPVENDVCEACGTFGEIGYIIKEGDNVADVKIMGGTNEALQSELDKYIELAKQVCANVKYEADPINEETQELTARFEFEVSAEKIIFELKSRSLIKE, from the coding sequence ATGAGCACAAATGACCCGGTTGAAAATGATGTTTGCGAAGCATGCGGAACCTTCGGAGAAATCGGTTATATCATCAAGGAAGGGGACAATGTTGCCGATGTAAAAATCATGGGTGGCACCAATGAAGCGTTACAGTCTGAACTGGATAAATATATCGAACTTGCGAAACAGGTTTGTGCCAATGTTAAGTATGAAGCTGATCCCATCAATGAAGAGACGCAGGAACTTACGGCCCGGTTTGAATTTGAAGTCAGCGCTGAAAAAATAATTTTTGAACTGAAGTCCCGCTCCCTGATAAAAGAGTAA
- a CDS encoding OsmC family protein, with protein MQAEVTWIEGLKFLGQSGSGHSVVMDGNQGESAPSPMEVVLMAAGGCSSVDVVDGLKSADQQVLGCRAKLTTERRETAPRVFTQINIHFEVKGIALDPTVVAQVTSDSLQKYCSVCLMLGHWVEMTHTWQIIDVDE; from the coding sequence ATGCAAGCTGAAGTCACATGGATTGAAGGGTTGAAGTTTCTGGGCCAATCCGGTTCCGGCCATAGTGTGGTTATGGATGGTAATCAGGGAGAGTCTGCACCGAGTCCGATGGAGGTCGTATTGATGGCTGCGGGTGGTTGTAGCTCGGTTGATGTTGTCGATGGCTTAAAAAGTGCTGATCAGCAGGTTTTGGGGTGTCGTGCAAAACTGACAACTGAACGTCGTGAAACTGCGCCACGGGTTTTTACACAAATTAATATTCATTTTGAAGTCAAAGGGATTGCTCTTGATCCTACCGTCGTTGCTCAGGTGACTTCTGACTCGTTACAAAAGTATTGCTCAGTCTGTTTGATGCTGGGTCACTGGGTTGAAATGACGCATACCTGGCAAATTATCGATGTCGACGAATAA
- a CDS encoding hybrid-cluster NAD(P)-dependent oxidoreductase: MSSAKVSQINVYPVKSTGGISISQSWVEKQGLAFDRRLMLALPDGQMITARSFPQILQISSVIVADGLRFSAEGMPALHLRYQDFKMQAVDSTVWKDTFTAYTTTDEANDWFSRIIGKHIEVLFTGDISHRYREKLGHEVSFADGYPVLLISEASLDALNERSTEHHQMSQFRTNLVVSGTEPFAEDGWKRIRIGDVEFEVMKPCERCIMTTVDPVTGKPRPTKEPLRTLSQFRANESGEVCFGQNLVAKNEGMIRTDDPIEVLEYQEKAVYPELQEQVVLECVAREEIARDFVTFWLSAKQGAVAGYLPGQYMSVELQIDGGPVSRCYTLSSSPSRPDSVALSVKRVQGGTVSNWLIDHFHPEHVLLAKQPDGVFHLPELSDKPLLLLSAGSGVTPMLSMVRWLADHNQLDDVVFYHQCRSVEDIPCRDELQSLRQAHSGLRVIFSLTQPPVDWFGLKGRLSSAHMKQVPALDAREVYICGPEGFIDQARGLLAEAGVPEDACHQELFTAASVTVDAPYQDLIIRMNDHQITGNNQQTLLEQAENQDISIPYSCRAGLCGACRVKVTQGKVRQESSPALDEDAVAQGIVLACCCTPETDVDISF, encoded by the coding sequence ATGTCGTCAGCGAAAGTCAGTCAAATCAATGTTTATCCGGTGAAGTCAACCGGAGGTATCTCAATATCTCAGAGCTGGGTCGAAAAACAGGGGCTTGCTTTTGACCGAAGGTTGATGCTGGCATTGCCTGACGGGCAAATGATCACAGCGAGATCGTTTCCACAGATATTGCAGATATCCAGTGTCATTGTGGCTGATGGATTGCGTTTCAGTGCAGAAGGAATGCCCGCTTTACACCTCAGATATCAGGATTTCAAAATGCAGGCAGTTGATAGTACTGTCTGGAAAGATACGTTTACTGCCTACACAACCACCGATGAAGCGAATGACTGGTTCAGTCGTATTATCGGTAAACACATCGAAGTGTTATTTACCGGTGATATTTCTCATCGTTACCGGGAGAAGCTTGGGCATGAAGTCAGTTTTGCCGATGGTTACCCGGTGTTGTTGATTAGTGAAGCATCGCTGGATGCGTTGAATGAGCGAAGCACGGAGCATCATCAGATGTCTCAGTTCCGGACGAATCTGGTGGTATCCGGGACAGAACCATTTGCGGAAGATGGCTGGAAACGCATCCGGATAGGTGACGTTGAATTTGAAGTCATGAAGCCTTGTGAACGTTGTATTATGACGACGGTTGATCCCGTGACCGGTAAACCGAGGCCAACCAAAGAGCCACTGCGGACGTTATCACAATTCAGGGCTAATGAATCAGGCGAAGTTTGTTTTGGTCAGAATCTGGTGGCCAAAAATGAAGGGATGATTCGGACTGACGATCCGATCGAAGTTCTGGAATATCAGGAGAAGGCCGTTTATCCCGAACTGCAGGAACAGGTGGTGCTCGAGTGTGTTGCGCGGGAAGAGATTGCCCGTGATTTTGTGACTTTCTGGCTGTCGGCAAAACAGGGCGCTGTTGCCGGTTATTTGCCCGGACAGTACATGTCCGTTGAACTTCAAATCGATGGCGGGCCGGTATCGCGTTGTTATACCCTCTCTTCTTCGCCATCCAGACCTGATTCGGTTGCACTTTCAGTAAAGCGGGTACAGGGCGGTACGGTATCAAACTGGCTGATTGATCATTTTCATCCCGAACATGTTTTACTGGCAAAACAGCCGGACGGTGTTTTTCATCTCCCTGAATTATCTGACAAGCCTTTGCTCTTGTTGTCAGCCGGAAGTGGTGTGACACCGATGTTATCTATGGTTCGCTGGCTGGCTGATCACAATCAACTTGATGATGTGGTGTTCTATCACCAGTGCCGCAGTGTGGAAGATATTCCCTGTCGCGATGAATTGCAGTCATTGCGGCAGGCGCATTCCGGATTACGTGTAATTTTCTCGCTGACGCAACCGCCGGTGGACTGGTTTGGGTTGAAAGGACGGCTGTCTTCGGCACATATGAAGCAGGTTCCGGCACTGGATGCCAGAGAAGTTTATATTTGTGGTCCTGAAGGATTTATTGATCAGGCCAGAGGACTTCTCGCCGAAGCGGGCGTTCCTGAAGATGCCTGTCATCAGGAATTATTTACAGCCGCTTCTGTGACAGTTGACGCGCCATATCAGGATTTAATCATTCGTATGAATGATCATCAAATCACGGGTAACAACCAGCAAACGCTTCTGGAACAGGCTGAAAATCAGGATATTTCGATACCATACAGCTGCCGTGCCGGTTTGTGTGGTGCCTGCCGGGTGAAAGTGACCCAAGGCAAAGTCAGACAGGAAAGCTCTCCGGCGCTTGATGAAGATGCGGTGGCGCAGGGTATCGTCCTGGCCTGCTGCTGTACTCCGGAAACAGATGTGGATATCAGTTTCTGA